In one window of Acidobacteriota bacterium DNA:
- a CDS encoding PAS domain-containing protein, with protein sequence MQDRTAESGAVTAVTRPQLPSQKALRWLMGLRLVVISTLFFGILLIQANSEKILPLRNFYGLILFSYSLSLFYLILYARKISPRVQIWIQLLGDIAVVTGIVYFTGGPYSPFSFLYLTVIAVAAVMMRGGGLIFAGISAVAYGLLVDLMVFEVLPVPENLTGIQIAVPTSRVLIQLLTNIVGFVLVALLVSYLGESLRSAHSRLQEETERTKRFVALTDHVVRSVGAGIAATDLNGKLLHLNPAGARILNVSDSDTILDAVIEDVIILDEQDWALLKTRALDRSVMRLEGTAASNGLRLGMTIGPLADETGSVVGFIVTFQDLSEIKVEAEKQRMQERMAAVGEMAARMAHEIKNPLASISGSAQVLASAGSLDENNQRLLHILVDESRRLSGILDGFLEYTRSGAATFGPCNLGAMLRDCINLLERSDEQRDDQLLRLNVPDDLVLRGEEHLLRQVFWNLSRNALQAMPDGGELEISAFREGGRVVMKWRDTGVGMTEEIRRQAFEPFVTTRPGGTGLGLAVVYSAVAEHNGTISIDSSPGSGTTVTVELPLDKEAA encoded by the coding sequence ATGCAGGATAGGACCGCAGAATCCGGGGCCGTCACCGCGGTGACACGACCGCAGCTGCCGTCCCAGAAGGCCCTCCGATGGCTCATGGGCCTGCGGTTGGTGGTGATCTCCACCCTCTTCTTCGGCATCCTGCTGATTCAGGCCAACAGCGAGAAAATCCTTCCGTTGAGGAACTTCTACGGTCTGATCCTATTCAGCTACAGCCTCTCCCTTTTCTACCTGATCCTCTACGCACGCAAGATCTCTCCTCGAGTCCAAATCTGGATTCAGCTGCTCGGGGACATCGCCGTTGTCACCGGGATCGTCTATTTCACCGGTGGGCCCTATTCGCCATTCTCGTTTCTCTATCTGACCGTGATTGCGGTCGCCGCGGTCATGATGCGAGGCGGCGGGTTGATTTTCGCCGGTATCTCGGCGGTGGCCTACGGTCTTCTCGTAGACCTCATGGTCTTCGAGGTGCTGCCGGTCCCCGAAAACCTGACCGGCATTCAGATAGCAGTCCCGACGTCGCGCGTCCTGATCCAGCTGCTCACCAACATCGTCGGGTTCGTCCTGGTCGCGCTCCTGGTTTCCTACCTCGGCGAGTCACTTCGCAGCGCTCACAGTCGTCTCCAGGAAGAGACCGAACGGACGAAGCGGTTCGTTGCCCTGACCGACCACGTCGTGCGGTCGGTGGGAGCCGGTATCGCCGCCACCGACCTGAACGGCAAGCTGCTGCATCTCAACCCAGCGGGTGCTCGTATCCTCAATGTCTCCGACAGCGATACGATCCTCGACGCAGTGATCGAGGATGTGATCATTCTCGACGAACAGGATTGGGCTCTGCTCAAGACCCGGGCCCTCGACCGGAGCGTGATGCGCCTCGAAGGAACCGCCGCCTCCAACGGTCTCCGGCTCGGAATGACGATCGGTCCGCTGGCCGATGAAACCGGCAGTGTCGTCGGATTCATCGTCACATTCCAGGATCTTTCGGAGATCAAGGTCGAGGCGGAGAAACAAAGGATGCAGGAGCGGATGGCGGCGGTCGGCGAGATGGCGGCGCGGATGGCGCACGAAATCAAGAATCCGCTGGCGTCGATTTCGGGTTCGGCCCAGGTCTTGGCCTCCGCCGGCAGCCTCGACGAGAACAACCAAAGGCTGCTCCACATTCTGGTTGACGAATCTCGCCGCCTGTCGGGCATTCTCGACGGCTTCCTCGAGTACACCAGATCCGGCGCCGCCACCTTCGGCCCCTGCAATCTCGGAGCGATGTTGCGCGACTGTATCAACCTCCTCGAACGCTCAGACGAGCAGCGGGATGATCAGCTGTTACGGTTGAACGTTCCCGACGATCTCGTGCTTCGCGGCGAGGAACACCTCCTCCGACAGGTGTTCTGGAATCTGTCCCGCAACGCGCTGCAAGCGATGCCGGATGGCGGAGAACTGGAGATATCCGCCTTCAGAGAGGGCGGTCGCGTCGTCATGAAGTGGCGGGATACAGGCGTAGGAATGACCGAAGAAATCAGGCGCCAGGCCTTCGAACCGTTCGTCACCACCCGTCCCGGTGGTACCGGCCTCGGTCTCGCGGTAGTCTACTCCGCGGTGGCGGAGCACAACGGCACGATTTCCATCGACAGCTCCCCAGGTTCCGGCACCACGGTCACCGTTGAGCTGCCGTTGGACAAGGAGGCGGCGTGA
- a CDS encoding type IV pilus twitching motility protein PilT, with protein MTVSLHQLLKTMVEKGGTDLHITTNSPPLIRVDGALVTLSHPPMSAVDTKKLAYSVLTDAQKHRFEENLELDISFGVKGLARFRANVFMQRGAVAGAFRRIPYEILGFRELGLPPSVEALCNKPRGLVLVTGPTGSGKSTTLAAMIDKINREKSHHILTIEDPVEYLHSHKKCMVNQRELHADTHSFPNALRSVLREDPDVVLIGEMRDLETIESALRIAETGHLTFATLHTNSAPQTINRIVDVFPEHQQSQIRAQLSFVLEGIICQSLLRRASGKGRCLCCEILIPSSAIRNLIREDKVHQIYSMMQAGQVKHGMQTFNQGLATLYHRRMISLQTALAYSSYPDELQDMINRGVGTTSPTPEARRARRS; from the coding sequence ATGACCGTAAGCCTTCATCAACTCTTGAAAACGATGGTCGAGAAGGGCGGAACCGATCTCCACATCACGACCAACTCTCCTCCCCTGATCAGGGTGGACGGAGCCCTCGTGACGCTTTCACACCCACCAATGAGCGCTGTCGACACCAAGAAGCTCGCCTATTCGGTCCTCACCGACGCGCAGAAGCACCGTTTCGAGGAAAACCTCGAGCTCGATATCTCTTTTGGCGTCAAAGGCCTTGCGCGATTCCGGGCCAACGTCTTCATGCAGCGCGGCGCCGTCGCCGGAGCGTTTCGTCGCATTCCGTATGAGATCCTCGGCTTCCGCGAGCTCGGCCTGCCGCCCTCAGTCGAGGCATTGTGCAACAAGCCTCGCGGTTTGGTCCTCGTCACAGGCCCAACCGGCTCTGGAAAATCGACAACTCTGGCCGCGATGATCGACAAGATCAACCGAGAGAAATCACATCATATTTTGACTATCGAGGATCCAGTCGAGTACCTCCACTCGCACAAGAAATGCATGGTGAACCAGCGTGAGCTGCACGCCGACACCCATTCCTTTCCGAATGCTCTGCGATCCGTCCTTCGCGAAGACCCTGACGTCGTGCTGATCGGTGAGATGCGCGACCTCGAGACGATTGAGTCCGCACTCCGGATCGCCGAGACCGGCCACCTCACCTTCGCCACTCTCCACACGAATTCGGCGCCACAGACGATCAACCGTATCGTGGATGTATTTCCGGAGCATCAGCAATCTCAGATTCGCGCCCAGCTCAGCTTCGTGCTCGAGGGAATCATCTGTCAGTCGTTGCTGCGTCGCGCGTCCGGAAAGGGTCGGTGTCTGTGCTGCGAAATCTTGATACCGAGCTCGGCGATCCGCAACCTGATCCGCGAGGACAAGGTCCACCAGATTTACTCGATGATGCAGGCTGGTCAGGTCAAGCACGGTATGCAGACCTTCAACCAGGGACTCGCGACTCTCTATCACAGGCGGATGATCTCGCTGCAGACAGCGCTCGCCTACAGCTCGTATCCGGATGAACTGCAGGACATGATCAACCGCGGTGTCGGAACAACCAGCCCAACCCCGGAAGCGCGGCGGGCAAGGAGGAGCTGA
- a CDS encoding type II secretion system F family protein codes for MPSYEWKGRDRNGTTQTGVLIGDSKEAVIAALRRQQIVVTTVKEKGKEIALPKFGGGVKSKDIAVFTRQFSVMIDAGLPLVQCLDILGQQQENKAFQKIILQVRQDVEGGSSLAEAMRKHPQAFDDLYVNMVAAGEAGGILDTILQRLATYIEKTVKLKSQVKSALVYPVSVITIAVIVVYVILWKVIPVFAALFEGLGGQLPFLTQVVVNISNFIGNFWWLIILVVVGGVFALRQYYQTDAGRYQIDKLLLKAPVIGILLRKISVARFCRTLGTLLSSGVAILESLEITARTAGNAVIEEALLQVRKEVEEGKTLAEPLTRSEQFPPMVCQMIGVGEQTGAMDTMLSKIADFYEDEVDAAVEGMMALIEPVIIAFLGVVIGTIVVAMYLPMFSLISQIG; via the coding sequence ATGCCCAGTTACGAGTGGAAGGGCCGCGATCGCAACGGCACGACACAGACTGGTGTGCTCATCGGCGATAGCAAGGAAGCGGTCATCGCCGCACTCCGTCGACAGCAGATTGTCGTTACGACAGTCAAGGAAAAAGGCAAGGAAATCGCTTTGCCGAAGTTCGGTGGCGGCGTCAAATCCAAGGACATCGCGGTTTTCACGCGCCAGTTCTCGGTGATGATCGATGCCGGCCTTCCGCTGGTGCAGTGTCTCGACATCCTCGGTCAGCAACAGGAAAACAAGGCCTTCCAGAAGATCATCCTCCAGGTCCGCCAGGACGTAGAGGGCGGCTCGTCACTTGCCGAAGCGATGCGCAAGCATCCTCAGGCATTCGACGACCTCTATGTCAACATGGTTGCCGCAGGTGAGGCGGGCGGTATTCTCGACACCATTCTTCAGCGTCTCGCCACTTACATCGAAAAGACGGTCAAGCTCAAGAGCCAGGTCAAGTCGGCCCTGGTTTACCCGGTTTCGGTCATAACGATTGCTGTGATCGTTGTCTACGTCATCTTGTGGAAGGTCATCCCGGTCTTCGCCGCTCTGTTCGAAGGCCTAGGCGGCCAGCTCCCGTTCCTGACTCAGGTCGTCGTCAATATTTCGAACTTCATCGGGAACTTCTGGTGGTTGATCATCCTGGTCGTAGTCGGCGGCGTGTTTGCGCTTCGTCAGTATTACCAGACTGACGCGGGGCGCTACCAGATCGACAAGCTTCTTCTCAAGGCACCAGTCATTGGCATCCTGCTCCGCAAAATCTCGGTTGCACGATTCTGCCGCACGCTGGGCACCCTGTTGAGCTCGGGTGTTGCCATCCTCGAGTCACTCGAAATCACCGCTCGAACCGCGGGCAACGCGGTCATCGAGGAAGCACTCTTGCAGGTGCGGAAAGAGGTCGAAGAGGGTAAGACTCTCGCCGAACCGCTCACCCGATCCGAACAGTTCCCGCCGATGGTCTGCCAGATGATCGGGGTTGGCGAGCAGACAGGTGCGATGGACACGATGCTCTCCAAGATCGCCGATTTCTACGAAGACGAGGTCGACGCGGCCGTCGAGGGCATGATGGCGCTGATCGAGCCAGTGATTATCGCCTTTCTCGGCGTAGTCATCGGCACGATCGTGGTTGCCATGTACCTGCCGATGTTCTCGTTGATCAGCCAGATCGGCTGA